Proteins from one Phocoena sinus isolate mPhoSin1 chromosome 8, mPhoSin1.pri, whole genome shotgun sequence genomic window:
- the LOC116757836 gene encoding hemoglobin subunit beta codes for MVHLTGEEKSAVAALWGKVNVEEVGGEALGRLLVVYPWTQRFFESFGDLSTADAVMKNPNVKKHGKKVLASFGEGLKHLDDLKGTFAALSELHCDKLHVDPENFRLLGNVLVVVLARHFGKEFTPELQSAYQKVVAGVATALAHKYH; via the exons ATGGTGCATCTGACTGGTGAGGAGAAGTCTGCCGTCGCTGCCCTATGGGGCAAGGTGAACGTGGAGGAAGTTGGTGGTGAGGCCCTGGGCAG GCTGCTGGTTGTCTACCCCTGGACTCAGAGGTTCTTTGAGTCCTTTGGGGACCTGTCCACTGCTGATGCTGTTATGAAAAACCCTAACGTGAAGAAACATGGCAAGAAGGTGCTAGCCTCCTTTGGTGAGGGCCTGAAGCATCTCGACGACCTCAAGGGTACGTTTGCTGCGCTGAGTGAGCTGCACTGTGACAAGCTGCATGTGGATCCTGAGAACTTCAGG CTCCTAGGCAACGTGCTGGTGGTTGTGCTGGCTCGCCACTTTGGCAAGGAATTCACCCCGGAGCTTCAGTCTGCCTATCAGAAGGTGGTGGCCGGTGTGGCTACTGCCTTGGCCCACAAGTACCATTGA
- the LOC116758332 gene encoding LOW QUALITY PROTEIN: hemoglobin subunit epsilon-2-like (The sequence of the model RefSeq protein was modified relative to this genomic sequence to represent the inferred CDS: inserted 1 base in 1 codon), with amino-acid sequence MVHFTAEEKDIVASLWAKMNVEVAGGESLGRFLVVYPWTQRFFYNFANLCSESAIMGNPKVKARGRKVLTSFGNTIKHMDDLKGTFAHLSELHFDKLDVDSENFRLLSNMILIVXATHFSEEFTQKTQAPWQKLTEAVANALANKYQ; translated from the exons ATGGTGCATTTTACTGCTGAGGAGAAGGATATTGTTGCTAGCCTGTGGGCCAAGATGAATGTAGAGGTGGCTGGAGGTGAGAGCTTGGGAAG GTTCCTGGTTGTCTACCCATGGACCCAGAGGTTCTTTTACAATTTTGCTAACTTATGCTCTGAGTCTGCGATAATGGGCAACCCTAAGGTCAAGGCCCGTGGCAGGAAGGTGCTGACCTCCTTTGGAAATACCATTAAACACATGGACGACCTCAAGGGCACCTTTGCACATCTAAGTGAGCTGCACTTTGACAAGCTGGATGTGGATTCTGAGAACTTCAGG CTTCTAAGCAACATGATATTGATTG TTGCAACCCACTTCAGCGAGGAATTtacccaaaagacacaggctccctgGCAGAAGCTGACAGAAGCTGTGGCTAATGCTCTGGCCAACAAGTACCAGTAG
- the LOC116757838 gene encoding hemoglobin subunit epsilon-1 — protein sequence MVHFTAEEKAAITGLWGKVNVEEAGGEALGRLLVVYPWTQRFFDSFGNLSSPSAIMGNPKVKAHGKKVLTSFGDAVKNMDNLKGTFAKLSELHCDKLHVDPENFRLLGNVMVIILASHFGREFTPELQAAWQKLVAGVATALAHKYH from the exons ATGGTGCATTTTACTGCTGAGGAGAAGGCTGCTATCACTGGCCTGTGGGGCAAAGTGAATGTGGAAGAGGCTGGAGGCGAGGCTCTGGGCAG GCTCCTGGTTGTCTACCCCTGGACCCAGAGGTTCTTTGACAGCTTTGGCAACCTGTCCTCTCCCTCTGCCATAATGGGAAACCCCAAGGTCAAGGCCCATGGCAAGAAGGTGTTGACATCCTTTGGAGATGCTGTTAAGAACATGGACAACCTCAAGGGCACCTTTGCTAAGCTGAGTGAGCTGCACTGTGACAAGCTGCACGTGGATCCTGAGAACTTCAGG CTCCTGGGCAACGTGATGGTGATTATTCTGGCTTCGCACTTCGGCAGAGAATTCACCCCTGAGTTGCAGGCTGCTTGGCAGAAGCTGGTGGCTGGTGTTGCCACTGCTCTGGCCCACAAGTACCACTGA